One Phycisphaera mikurensis NBRC 102666 DNA window includes the following coding sequences:
- a CDS encoding lysophospholipid acyltransferase family protein has translation MTAGPPERSDRVYRLSRLLVGTLFRRFVRLHWLHRERLDGDAAPPAGHLLAVTHLAHLEPVILGTAMRRRVWFVSRDEFYRRRWARWLLHRHLCVRVHRSAATHSTFRAADRLLAAGETVGIFPEGGCVRGEGSLLLGATPKAGVCVMARRAGVPVLPVAVLGCQGLQSPAAFLPWRRSPLYLAVGEPLLFDGAGDVPGEARRVGRERDAAELGSAFEKLYAEMLTAWEVPANARP, from the coding sequence GTGACGGCGGGGCCGCCCGAGCGGAGCGACCGGGTGTACCGGCTCAGCCGCCTGCTCGTCGGCACGCTGTTCCGCCGCTTCGTCCGCCTGCACTGGCTGCACCGCGAGCGCCTCGACGGCGACGCCGCGCCGCCCGCCGGCCACCTGCTCGCCGTGACCCACCTGGCGCACCTCGAGCCGGTGATCCTCGGCACCGCGATGCGGCGCCGCGTGTGGTTCGTCTCGCGCGACGAGTTCTACCGGCGCCGCTGGGCCCGCTGGCTGCTCCACCGCCACCTCTGCGTGCGCGTGCACCGCTCCGCCGCGACGCACTCGACCTTCCGCGCCGCCGACCGCCTGCTCGCCGCCGGCGAGACCGTCGGCATCTTCCCCGAGGGCGGCTGCGTCCGCGGGGAGGGGAGCCTCCTCCTGGGCGCCACCCCCAAGGCGGGCGTCTGCGTGATGGCCCGCCGCGCCGGCGTGCCGGTCCTGCCCGTCGCGGTCCTGGGCTGCCAGGGTCTGCAGTCCCCGGCCGCCTTCCTGCCTTGGCGCAGGAGCCCGCTCTACCTGGCGGTCGGCGAGCCGCTGCTCTTCGACGGCGCCGGCGACGTCCCCGGCGAGGCCCGGCGGGTCGGGCGGGAGCGCGACGCCGCGGAGCTCGGCTCGGCGTTCGAGAAGCTTTACGCCGAGATGCTGACTGCGTGGGAGGTGCCCGCGAACGCCCGACCTTGA
- a CDS encoding vWA domain-containing protein has product MPRLLAVNLPLLLALAATPAPLATAAPDPAPGAVRVPAAKAAAPVVELAILLDTSNSMDGLIDQARAQLWGIVNRVASKTRGGQAPRLRVALYEYGNSSIPVEAGYVRLVQPLTGDLDLFSRALFELTTNGGDEYCGEAIGRAVEELEWSPESVSGSGFRAIYIAGNEPFTQGERPYASACAAAVGKGVRVNTIHCGPEAVGAESGWRDGAERAEGDFLNINQDAAVAVAATPMDARLADLSREINGTYAFFGGQRRELEENQKVQDRNASRLGRAIAAERAATKSGPGYRNRADLVDATLDAPAPAAALAAIPAGDLPEEMRAMTDGERLAHVEKLAAERAALQAEIQELSIERDAFLADLAAGAADGPEAEDTFGSAILASVDRQMEAAGFEKK; this is encoded by the coding sequence ATGCCCCGCCTCCTCGCCGTCAACCTCCCGCTGCTGCTGGCCCTCGCCGCGACACCCGCCCCGCTCGCCACCGCCGCGCCCGACCCGGCCCCCGGCGCGGTCCGTGTGCCCGCCGCCAAGGCGGCGGCGCCGGTCGTCGAGCTCGCGATCCTGCTGGACACGTCCAACTCGATGGACGGGCTGATCGACCAGGCCCGCGCCCAGCTGTGGGGCATCGTCAACCGGGTGGCGAGCAAGACGCGGGGCGGGCAAGCCCCGCGGCTGCGGGTGGCGCTTTACGAGTACGGGAACAGCTCGATCCCCGTGGAAGCGGGCTACGTCCGGCTCGTGCAGCCGCTGACCGGCGACCTGGACCTCTTCTCGCGGGCGCTCTTCGAGCTGACCACCAACGGCGGCGACGAGTACTGCGGCGAGGCGATCGGCCGCGCCGTCGAGGAGCTGGAGTGGTCGCCCGAGAGCGTGAGCGGCAGCGGGTTCAGAGCGATCTACATCGCGGGCAACGAGCCGTTCACGCAGGGCGAGCGCCCCTACGCCTCGGCGTGCGCGGCGGCCGTCGGCAAGGGCGTGCGGGTCAACACGATCCACTGCGGACCCGAGGCGGTGGGTGCCGAGAGCGGCTGGCGGGACGGCGCGGAGCGAGCGGAGGGCGACTTCCTGAACATCAACCAGGACGCCGCGGTCGCGGTCGCGGCCACGCCGATGGACGCCCGGCTGGCGGATCTGAGCAGGGAGATCAACGGGACCTACGCCTTCTTCGGCGGGCAGCGCCGGGAGCTCGAAGAGAACCAGAAGGTGCAGGATCGCAACGCCTCGCGGCTCGGCCGCGCGATCGCCGCCGAACGCGCGGCGACGAAGTCCGGCCCCGGGTACCGCAACCGGGCGGACCTGGTCGACGCCACGCTCGACGCTCCGGCGCCCGCCGCCGCCCTCGCCGCCATCCCCGCCGGGGACCTGCCCGAGGAGATGCGGGCCATGACCGACGGCGAGAGGCTCGCTCACGTCGAGAAGCTTGCCGCCGAGCGGGCGGCCCTCCAGGCCGAGATCCAGGAGCTCAGCATCGAGCGTGACGCCTTCCTCGCGGACCTCGCCGCCGGGGCCGCGGACGGGCCCGAGGCCGAAGACACGTTCGGGTCGGCGATCCTGGCGTCGGTCGACCGGCAGATGGAAGCCGCGGGCTTCGAGAAGAAGTGA
- the araD gene encoding L-ribulose-5-phosphate 4-epimerase AraD — MLQDLREAVCEANRELPAGGLVTLTWGNVSGFDADASLLVIKPSGVPYGKLTPASMVVVDLDGGVVEGDLRPSSDTPTHARLYRFFAGRCPGRIAGITHTHSASATAFAQARTPVPCLGTTHADHFHGPVPLARPLTADEVDDGYEAATGEAIVERFADLDPVATPAVLLAGHAPFTWGATPAASVENAVALEAVAAVALATLRLRPDAPPLERHVLDKHHDRKHGAGAYYGQPASPSPS, encoded by the coding sequence ATGCTCCAAGACCTGAGAGAAGCCGTCTGCGAGGCCAACCGCGAGCTCCCGGCGGGGGGGCTGGTCACGCTGACGTGGGGGAACGTGAGCGGCTTCGACGCGGACGCGAGCCTCCTGGTGATCAAGCCCAGCGGCGTGCCCTACGGCAAGCTCACGCCGGCGTCGATGGTGGTCGTCGACCTCGACGGCGGGGTGGTCGAGGGCGACCTGCGGCCGTCCTCCGACACGCCCACCCACGCCCGGCTGTACCGCTTCTTCGCCGGGCGCTGCCCCGGCCGGATCGCCGGCATCACCCACACGCACTCCGCTTCGGCCACCGCCTTCGCGCAGGCCCGCACGCCGGTCCCGTGCCTGGGCACGACCCACGCCGACCACTTCCACGGGCCGGTTCCGCTCGCCCGGCCGCTGACCGCCGACGAGGTCGACGACGGGTACGAGGCGGCGACCGGCGAGGCGATCGTGGAGCGGTTCGCGGACCTCGACCCGGTCGCGACGCCGGCCGTGCTGCTCGCCGGCCACGCGCCCTTCACCTGGGGCGCCACGCCGGCGGCGTCCGTCGAGAACGCCGTCGCGCTGGAGGCGGTCGCGGCGGTCGCGCTCGCCACGCTGCGGCTGCGGCCGGACGCCCCGCCGCTGGAACGCCACGTGCTCGACAAGCACCACGACCGCAAGCACGGGGCCGGCGCGTACTACGGGCAGCCCGCTTCCCCCTCCCCCTCCTGA
- a CDS encoding excinuclease ABC subunit UvrC: MEGDRRHLNKLLSKAHCLPTTPGVYLMKDDKGVVIYVGKALSLKSRVSSYFQLAADLGPKKQQMLGVVDDFEVLHCESEWEALLTENRLIKDIHPRFNARLTDDKTFPYLAVTMKDDFPGVFITREPGNERFRGARILGPFTSSYALRESVQILQKVFRFRTCSLDIREEDPKRAHFRPCLLYPIKQCTAPCGAKVSKEAYRRDVDRFVRFLTGKRSAMMRELKQDMETASLALDFEEAAALRDQIKALEKLDHRGDKKDNWQPEAESLMQDPTRAMGSLQRALGLDAATDGALRCMEAFDIAHLMGGETVASKVCFVDGRPLKDMYRRYKITTAANDDFQSMREVLTRRYRDAGKGDELYPDVILIDGGKGQLSAAMGIFRELEVQPPRVISLAKKEELIYATWLDEPVKLGRNNPGLKLCMAIRDEAHRFAQHYHHILRRKKVLGIEGTVAKAKKIKTRAS, from the coding sequence ATGGAAGGCGACCGCCGACACCTCAACAAGCTGCTGTCCAAGGCCCACTGCCTGCCGACCACCCCGGGCGTCTACCTGATGAAGGACGACAAGGGCGTCGTCATCTACGTCGGGAAGGCGTTGTCGCTGAAGTCGCGTGTGAGCAGCTACTTCCAGCTGGCCGCCGACCTGGGCCCCAAGAAGCAGCAGATGCTCGGGGTCGTGGACGACTTCGAGGTGCTCCACTGCGAGAGCGAGTGGGAAGCCCTGCTCACCGAGAACCGGCTGATCAAGGACATCCACCCGCGCTTCAACGCGCGGCTGACCGACGACAAGACCTTCCCGTACCTCGCGGTCACGATGAAGGACGACTTCCCCGGCGTCTTCATCACCCGCGAACCCGGCAACGAGCGATTCCGCGGCGCGAGAATCCTCGGGCCCTTCACCAGCAGCTACGCGCTGCGGGAGAGCGTCCAGATCCTGCAGAAGGTGTTCAGGTTCCGCACCTGCTCGCTGGACATCCGCGAGGAGGACCCCAAGCGGGCCCACTTCCGGCCGTGCCTGCTGTACCCGATCAAGCAGTGCACGGCACCGTGCGGGGCGAAGGTCTCCAAAGAGGCCTACCGGCGCGACGTCGATCGCTTCGTCCGCTTCCTCACCGGCAAGCGGTCGGCGATGATGCGCGAGCTCAAGCAGGACATGGAGACGGCGTCGCTCGCGCTGGACTTCGAGGAGGCCGCCGCGCTGCGCGACCAGATCAAGGCGCTCGAGAAGCTCGACCACCGTGGCGACAAGAAGGACAACTGGCAGCCCGAGGCCGAGAGCCTCATGCAGGACCCGACCCGGGCGATGGGATCGCTGCAGCGGGCGCTGGGGCTCGATGCCGCGACCGACGGCGCACTCCGCTGCATGGAGGCCTTCGACATCGCCCACCTGATGGGCGGCGAAACCGTCGCGAGCAAGGTCTGCTTCGTCGACGGCCGCCCGCTGAAGGACATGTACCGCCGGTACAAGATCACCACCGCCGCCAACGACGACTTCCAATCGATGCGCGAGGTGCTCACCCGCCGCTACCGCGACGCCGGGAAGGGCGACGAGCTGTACCCCGACGTCATCCTGATCGACGGCGGCAAGGGCCAGCTGTCCGCGGCGATGGGCATCTTCCGCGAGCTGGAGGTGCAGCCCCCGCGGGTCATCTCGCTCGCGAAGAAAGAGGAGCTGATCTACGCCACGTGGCTGGACGAGCCGGTGAAGCTCGGCCGCAACAACCCGGGGCTGAAGCTGTGCATGGCGATCCGCGACGAGGCGCACCGCTTTGCGCAGCACTACCACCACATCCTGCGGCGGAAGAAGGTGCTGGGGATCGAGGGAACCGTGGCGAAGGCCAAGAAGATCAAGACGAGAGCGAGCTGA
- the hisI gene encoding phosphoribosyl-AMP cyclohydrolase, with protein sequence MPAPPPKSFPEPPAEKKALELGHAFTPRFDREGLIPCVTQHADTGEVLMFAFMNAESLRATIDTGFVHYWSRSRAKLWRKGESSGMSQAVVELRTDCDQDVVLARVRIGAATADGAGGVAASCHVGFPGCFYRAVEGEGLKIVEQRVFDPEKVYGGA encoded by the coding sequence ATGCCCGCGCCTCCTCCAAAGAGCTTCCCCGAGCCGCCCGCCGAGAAGAAGGCCCTCGAGCTCGGGCACGCGTTCACGCCGCGCTTCGACCGGGAAGGCCTCATCCCCTGCGTCACCCAGCACGCGGACACGGGCGAGGTGCTGATGTTCGCGTTCATGAACGCGGAGTCGCTGCGGGCGACCATCGACACCGGCTTCGTCCACTACTGGTCGCGGAGCCGGGCCAAGCTCTGGCGGAAAGGCGAGAGCAGCGGGATGAGCCAGGCGGTGGTGGAGCTGCGGACCGACTGCGACCAGGACGTGGTGCTCGCGAGGGTGCGGATCGGGGCCGCCACGGCCGACGGCGCCGGCGGCGTCGCGGCGTCGTGCCACGTCGGCTTCCCGGGCTGCTTCTACCGGGCGGTCGAGGGCGAGGGGCTGAAGATCGTCGAGCAGCGGGTGTTCGATCCCGAGAAGGTCTACGGGGGCGCGTGA
- a CDS encoding cation:proton antiporter: protein MMLRATLAAGDALPRLPEMVALLLGCAAIAFACVKVGVAPILGFLLAGVLLGPFGLGVVEDDAMVAQLAEVGVVLLLFTIGIEFSLEKLAKISRLIFIAGAAQVIGTVAAVAAVLVVAGVGWRAAVFTGCLVSLSSTAIVLKLLAGERRTGSDEGQATLGVLIFQDLAVVAMVLVVPMLGAATSAGDSAAGGADGGAGGVPALLWALAKAGGIVAAVLLLARRIVPAVIERVARTCSAEVFLLTLVAVCFGLAWLTSLAGVSLALGAFLAGLLISESRFSHHAFGEVMPLQVLFSAVFFASVGMRLDPGFVWANPLAVVGCVLALVALKALVTAAGVRLAGGRWAVAGAAGLLTAQVGEFAFVLQATGAAAGLTPGGAAERGVNLFIAATVVSMLATPLLSAASRKLVGAAGSADRGPGSAETPAVRGSGGGGDRPRVVLAGYGERAESLLGLLRSSPLDVSVVTLDPGRASTLEAEAERELRPAGGGALVVHRGSNTRAEALLAAGAADAAAVIVADDTPEAAEAVRHAIEADPRLTPPRLFVPGGDDAAFRRELAAWVAGLHHVPAEPVDAGPGASAACTHAEMLRLPPLPGAARAGLVCPACVAAGEPWVHLRRCAACGAVGCCDASPNRHARAHARAAEHPIVEPVDAGEPGAGWVYCYEDDTQLLAERGG from the coding sequence ATGATGCTCCGAGCCACCCTCGCCGCCGGCGACGCCCTCCCGCGGCTGCCGGAGATGGTGGCGTTGCTGCTGGGCTGCGCCGCCATCGCCTTCGCGTGCGTGAAGGTCGGCGTCGCGCCGATCCTCGGCTTCCTGCTCGCGGGCGTGTTGCTCGGGCCTTTCGGCTTGGGCGTGGTGGAGGACGACGCGATGGTTGCGCAGCTTGCCGAGGTGGGCGTCGTGCTGCTGCTGTTCACGATCGGCATCGAGTTTTCGCTGGAGAAGCTGGCGAAGATCTCGCGGCTCATCTTCATCGCGGGGGCCGCGCAGGTGATCGGCACCGTCGCCGCGGTGGCGGCGGTGCTGGTGGTTGCGGGCGTCGGCTGGCGGGCGGCGGTCTTCACGGGGTGCCTCGTGTCGCTGTCGTCGACGGCGATCGTGCTCAAGCTGCTGGCGGGCGAGCGGCGGACCGGCAGCGACGAGGGGCAGGCGACGCTGGGGGTGCTGATCTTCCAGGACCTCGCGGTGGTGGCGATGGTGCTGGTGGTGCCGATGCTCGGAGCGGCGACCTCGGCGGGCGACTCGGCGGCGGGCGGGGCGGACGGCGGGGCCGGGGGCGTGCCGGCGCTCCTGTGGGCGCTGGCGAAGGCGGGCGGGATCGTCGCGGCGGTGCTGCTGCTCGCCCGGCGGATCGTGCCGGCGGTCATCGAGCGGGTGGCACGCACGTGCTCGGCGGAGGTCTTCCTGCTGACGCTCGTGGCGGTGTGCTTCGGGCTCGCCTGGCTCACGTCGCTGGCCGGCGTGAGCCTCGCGCTGGGGGCCTTCCTCGCGGGGCTGCTCATCAGCGAGAGCCGCTTCAGCCACCACGCCTTCGGCGAGGTGATGCCGCTGCAGGTGCTGTTCTCCGCGGTGTTCTTCGCCTCGGTCGGCATGCGGCTGGACCCGGGCTTCGTCTGGGCGAACCCGCTGGCCGTGGTCGGCTGCGTGCTGGCGCTGGTGGCGCTCAAGGCGCTCGTCACGGCGGCGGGGGTGCGGCTCGCGGGCGGCCGCTGGGCGGTGGCGGGCGCGGCGGGGCTGCTCACGGCCCAGGTGGGCGAGTTCGCCTTCGTGCTGCAGGCGACCGGGGCGGCGGCGGGGCTGACGCCCGGCGGCGCTGCGGAGCGCGGCGTGAACCTGTTCATCGCGGCGACGGTGGTCTCGATGCTGGCCACGCCGCTGCTCTCGGCCGCCTCGCGGAAGCTCGTGGGGGCAGCGGGATCCGCGGACCGCGGTCCCGGATCGGCGGAAACGCCGGCGGTCCGCGGCTCCGGAGGCGGCGGCGACCGGCCGCGGGTGGTGCTGGCGGGGTACGGCGAGCGGGCGGAGTCGCTGCTGGGGTTGCTGCGAAGCTCGCCGCTGGACGTGAGCGTGGTGACGCTGGACCCGGGGCGGGCGTCGACGCTCGAGGCGGAGGCGGAGCGCGAGCTCCGGCCCGCCGGTGGCGGGGCCCTCGTCGTCCACCGCGGGAGCAACACGCGCGCCGAGGCCCTGCTCGCCGCGGGCGCAGCCGACGCGGCGGCCGTCATCGTCGCCGACGACACGCCCGAGGCGGCCGAGGCGGTGCGGCACGCGATCGAGGCCGACCCGCGCCTCACGCCGCCGCGCCTCTTCGTGCCCGGCGGAGACGACGCGGCCTTCCGCCGCGAGCTGGCGGCGTGGGTGGCGGGGCTGCACCACGTGCCCGCCGAGCCCGTCGACGCGGGGCCGGGCGCCTCCGCCGCGTGCACGCACGCGGAGATGCTGCGGCTCCCGCCGCTGCCCGGAGCCGCGCGGGCCGGGCTCGTGTGCCCGGCCTGCGTGGCGGCCGGTGAGCCGTGGGTCCACCTCCGCCGCTGCGCCGCGTGCGGGGCGGTCGGCTGCTGCGACGCGTCCCCGAACCGGCACGCGCGGGCGCACGCCCGGGCCGCCGAGCACCCGATCGTGGAGCCGGTGGACGCGGGGGAGCCCGGCGCGGGCTGGGTCTACTGCTACGAAGACGACACGCAGCTGCTGGCGGAGCGGGGCGGCTGA
- a CDS encoding 2-hydroxyacid dehydrogenase, whose product MDVAIFSTRRWDREALTAAAARPENAELSLRFLEAGLSPGTASLARGCGAACVFVNDDAGAATLEELAGLGVGAVVTRSAGFNHVDLDAAGRLGIDVLRVPAYGPDGVAEHALALLMTLNRRTHRAFNRVREGNFALDGLMGFELRGKTVGVVGTGKIGAAACRIFLGLGCEVLAFDTAPAEDLQNAGVAFVPLDELWPRCDVVTLHCPLTPETHHLVSDRVLAALPDHAIVLNTSRGGLVDTAAALAALRARAIGGLGIDVYEEEAGLFFEDRTQQGLTDELLAQLVALPNVLVTGHQAFFTREAVGRIAGTTMQNLRSVEEGSAGACPNRVG is encoded by the coding sequence ATGGACGTCGCCATCTTCAGCACCCGGCGCTGGGACCGGGAAGCCCTCACCGCGGCCGCCGCGCGTCCCGAAAACGCGGAGCTGTCGCTCCGCTTCCTCGAGGCCGGCCTCTCCCCCGGCACCGCCTCGCTGGCCCGGGGCTGCGGCGCCGCGTGCGTCTTCGTGAACGACGACGCGGGGGCCGCGACGCTCGAGGAGCTCGCCGGACTCGGCGTCGGCGCCGTGGTCACCCGCAGCGCGGGCTTCAACCACGTCGACCTCGACGCCGCCGGCCGCTTGGGCATCGACGTGCTCCGGGTGCCGGCGTACGGGCCCGATGGCGTGGCCGAGCACGCGCTCGCCCTGCTGATGACGCTCAACCGCCGCACGCACCGCGCCTTCAACCGCGTGCGCGAGGGCAACTTCGCCCTCGACGGGCTCATGGGCTTCGAGCTCCGCGGGAAGACCGTCGGCGTCGTGGGGACGGGGAAGATCGGCGCCGCCGCCTGCCGCATCTTCCTGGGCTTGGGCTGCGAGGTCCTCGCCTTCGACACCGCGCCCGCGGAGGACCTGCAAAACGCCGGCGTCGCGTTCGTCCCGCTCGACGAGCTCTGGCCGCGCTGCGACGTCGTGACGCTTCACTGCCCGCTCACGCCCGAAACCCACCACCTCGTAAGCGACCGGGTGCTCGCCGCCCTGCCGGACCACGCGATCGTGCTCAACACGTCGCGCGGCGGGCTCGTCGACACCGCCGCCGCGCTCGCCGCGCTGCGGGCACGCGCGATCGGCGGCCTCGGCATCGACGTGTACGAGGAGGAGGCCGGGCTCTTCTTCGAGGACCGCACCCAGCAGGGTCTGACCGACGAGCTGCTCGCGCAGCTGGTGGCGCTGCCCAACGTGCTGGTGACAGGGCACCAGGCTTTCTTCACGCGCGAGGCCGTCGGGCGGATCGCCGGCACGACGATGCAGAACCTCCGGTCGGTGGAGGAGGGCTCGGCCGGCGCGTGCCCCAACCGCGTCGGCTGA
- a CDS encoding PEP-CTERM sorting domain-containing protein (PEP-CTERM proteins occur, often in large numbers, in the proteomes of bacteria that also encode an exosortase, a predicted intramembrane cysteine proteinase. The presence of a PEP-CTERM domain at a protein's C-terminus predicts cleavage within the sorting domain, followed by covalent anchoring to some some component of the (usually Gram-negative) cell surface. Many PEP-CTERM proteins exhibit an unusual sequence composition that includes large numbers of potential glycosylation sites. Expression of one such protein has been shown restore the ability of a bacterium to form floc, a type of biofilm.) produces the protein MTLLRTLLGCPRLLAGGLIVAASAPDALAAETRIDLRRQAQTIRGFGVSMGGGNDANRIEGRDRGESVMHNEDFYDHYVGDLGASVVRTGVSRTVLSKGGKYWPQHADLREPIRLGSDTYANIEAFDFTVKGVGNVGHFVRKAARRGDPMTLMGAIWSPPVWMKGPEVDLGYKDFAGQLPRDTFWNASAAGSLVDTPDNLQQFGRYVAAYAKGFEKAWDRPFDVLSVQNEPRFSTWYDSSVYTPELFAEAVGAVNAAFAEHNAANPDDPILTRVLGPDDLGLGGKGSNLANVSFSYIKEVRHDGDPETAVDVYGMHGYNGGGRFADSDDRIESWKTFRNGRVRDDGYVNYEGVGEGVEFWVTEHSGHRHRWTDPGDTYNGAMGLALEVHEAMVGVDAVGYLYWQHEDWAGRLNNFTLTSGLDENQPKYAAFKHFAKHVRPGMRRVAADVLEDGQVDTSAVKISAYLDEAAGTLTYVLLNVTKVTQAVRLASLAAGGELLEASWSADGAYHQAGHADAGGWLNLQGESIWSVVTTLGSLNAVPEPGTGVAVFAGGALLLRRRRRA, from the coding sequence ATGACGCTGCTCAGAACGCTGCTTGGTTGCCCACGCCTGCTCGCCGGGGGCCTGATCGTCGCCGCGTCCGCGCCCGACGCGCTCGCCGCCGAGACGCGGATCGACCTCCGCCGGCAGGCCCAGACCATCCGCGGGTTCGGCGTCTCGATGGGCGGGGGCAACGACGCCAACAGAATCGAGGGGCGTGACCGCGGCGAGTCGGTGATGCACAACGAGGACTTCTACGACCACTACGTCGGCGACCTCGGCGCGTCGGTGGTGAGGACGGGGGTCTCGCGGACCGTCCTGAGCAAGGGCGGGAAGTACTGGCCGCAGCACGCGGACCTGCGCGAGCCGATCCGCCTCGGGAGCGACACCTACGCGAACATCGAGGCCTTCGACTTCACGGTGAAGGGGGTGGGCAACGTCGGCCACTTCGTGCGGAAGGCCGCGCGGCGTGGCGACCCCATGACGCTGATGGGCGCGATCTGGAGCCCGCCGGTCTGGATGAAGGGCCCCGAGGTGGACCTGGGCTACAAGGACTTCGCCGGCCAGCTGCCGCGGGACACCTTCTGGAACGCCTCGGCGGCGGGTTCGCTGGTCGACACGCCCGACAACCTGCAGCAGTTCGGCCGCTACGTGGCGGCGTACGCGAAGGGCTTCGAGAAAGCCTGGGACCGGCCCTTCGACGTGCTCTCCGTGCAGAACGAGCCGCGTTTCAGCACCTGGTACGACAGCAGCGTCTACACGCCCGAGCTCTTCGCCGAGGCCGTGGGCGCGGTCAACGCCGCCTTCGCCGAGCACAACGCGGCGAACCCCGACGACCCGATCCTCACCCGCGTGCTCGGCCCCGACGACCTGGGGCTCGGCGGCAAGGGCTCGAACCTCGCGAACGTCAGCTTCAGCTACATCAAGGAGGTCCGCCACGACGGCGACCCCGAGACCGCCGTGGACGTGTACGGCATGCACGGCTACAACGGCGGCGGCCGCTTCGCCGATTCCGACGACCGCATCGAGAGCTGGAAGACCTTCCGCAACGGCCGGGTGCGCGACGACGGCTACGTCAACTACGAGGGCGTCGGCGAGGGCGTGGAGTTCTGGGTCACCGAGCACTCGGGCCACCGGCACCGCTGGACGGATCCCGGCGACACCTACAACGGGGCGATGGGCCTCGCGTTGGAGGTGCACGAGGCGATGGTCGGCGTGGACGCGGTGGGCTACCTCTACTGGCAGCACGAGGACTGGGCCGGACGCCTCAACAACTTCACGCTGACGTCGGGTCTCGACGAGAACCAGCCCAAGTACGCCGCCTTCAAGCACTTCGCGAAGCACGTCCGCCCCGGCATGCGTCGCGTGGCGGCCGACGTGCTCGAGGACGGGCAGGTGGACACCTCGGCCGTGAAGATCTCGGCGTACCTCGACGAGGCGGCCGGCACGCTCACGTACGTGCTGCTGAACGTGACGAAGGTGACGCAGGCGGTCCGCCTCGCCTCCCTCGCCGCGGGCGGCGAGCTGCTGGAGGCTTCCTGGTCGGCCGACGGCGCGTACCACCAGGCCGGGCACGCCGACGCGGGCGGCTGGCTGAACCTGCAGGGCGAGAGCATCTGGAGCGTGGTGACGACGCTGGGCAGCCTGAACGCCGTGCCCGAGCCGGGCACCGGCGTCGCCGTCTTTGCCGGCGGGGCTCTGCTCCTCCGCCGTCGACGCCGAGCCTGA
- a CDS encoding class I SAM-dependent methyltransferase has product MSGTPPPGADAIQRIARRFRGGLGGRYHRHYAAGKLRTDPAYAAVAERLLAGPVTPGPLLDVGCGLGLLAFWLRACGWVGEVTGVDPDEPKIRDGRQALAAAGDAATTLRVGRGDEPGLLGPGAWAHVVMLDVLHYFPAADQEPLLNALAAAVRPGGWVVLRATPRARSWRYAATRIEEATIRLAGWMTQPARHFPTVEGVTAPFAAAGFSVEARPLWGRTPFHSWLFAFRKPGGEA; this is encoded by the coding sequence GTGAGCGGCACGCCGCCCCCGGGAGCGGACGCGATCCAGCGGATCGCCCGGCGGTTCCGCGGCGGGCTTGGCGGCCGCTACCACCGCCACTACGCGGCGGGCAAGCTCAGGACCGACCCGGCGTACGCCGCGGTCGCGGAGCGGCTGCTCGCCGGGCCCGTCACGCCGGGCCCGCTGCTCGACGTGGGGTGCGGCCTCGGTCTGCTCGCGTTCTGGCTGCGCGCGTGCGGCTGGGTCGGCGAGGTCACGGGCGTCGATCCCGACGAGCCGAAGATCCGCGACGGGCGGCAGGCGCTTGCCGCCGCCGGCGACGCGGCCACCACGCTCCGCGTCGGCCGCGGCGACGAGCCGGGCCTGCTCGGGCCCGGAGCGTGGGCCCACGTCGTGATGCTCGACGTGCTGCACTACTTCCCCGCCGCGGATCAGGAGCCGCTGCTGAACGCTCTCGCCGCCGCCGTCCGCCCCGGCGGCTGGGTCGTCCTGCGTGCCACGCCCCGCGCCCGCTCGTGGCGCTACGCCGCGACGCGGATCGAGGAGGCGACGATCCGCCTCGCCGGCTGGATGACCCAGCCCGCGCGGCACTTCCCGACCGTCGAGGGCGTCACTGCGCCCTTCGCCGCCGCCGGCTTCAGCGTCGAGGCCCGCCCGCTGTGGGGCCGCACGCCGTTTCACAGCTGGCTCTTCGCGTTCCGCAAGCCCGGCGGCGAGGCGTGA